The following are from one region of the Corylus avellana chromosome ca1, CavTom2PMs-1.0 genome:
- the LOC132190122 gene encoding uncharacterized protein LOC132190122: MAEEEIELDLGLSIGGTFGKPEKLKPVKKVYALTADSESNGFDVYVNARDGEHVDPLAKREMHALRRQEAKRKREEKQEMKRGTCRAKNGEYGSEWGMEEEPAARKRERTDEQMQMQRQHNGDVVNPVPFPAVAAAVQQYPYAPVQYVPFTNGGLGGFPCVMPCWVPGDGAFEPSTWRGFKPYKGNQSLGFNLSSGCEKGEKDGVSGETTSYGSPICGSSAGSEDHSSSHEGGGSSDSRSRSCPSLLVQPQSNGHKANDHSKGHSENSASSEPVESDHGNKVRQSNNTRPEEERTEAKPKPSDSTPGPAKETKIDMGKPPKPQTQNQNTPPPPLPQMPYVSTTGNGPNGKTVTGFLYRYSKSEVSIVCVCHGSTFSPAEFVQHAGGTDVSHPLRNITVIPSAFG, encoded by the exons ATGGCGGAGGAAGAGATCGAGCTGGATTTAGGGTTGTCGATCGGAGGGACTTTCGGGAAGCCGGAGAAGCTTAAACCGGTGAAGAAAGTTTATGCTCTGACGGCTGATTCGGAATCCAACGGCTTTGATGTGTACGTGAATGCTAGAGATGGAGAGCATGTGGATCCGCTGGCGAAGCGGGAGATGCACGCGCTGCGGAGGCAAGAGGcgaagaggaagagagaagagaagcaggAGATGAAGAGGGGCACGTGTAGGGCCAAGAACGGCGAGTACGGGAGCGAGTGGGGAATGGAGGAGGAGCCGGCGGCGCGTAAGAGAGAGAGGACAGATGAGCAAATGCAAATGCAGCGTCAACACAACGGTGACGTTGTGAATCCAGTGCCGTTTCCGGCTGTGGCAGCGGCGGTGCAGCAGTATCCATACGCGCCGGTGCAGTACGTGCCGTTCACGAACGGGGGGTTGGGGGGGTTTCCGTGCGTGATGCCGTGTTGGGTGCCTGGTGACGGCGCTTTTGAGCCGTCCACGTGGCGGGGTTTCAAGCCGTACAAAGGAAATCAGAGCCTGGGGTTTAACCTGTCCAGCGGGTGCGAGAAAGGCGAGAAAGATGGTGTGAGTGGGGAAACGACGTCGTATGGATCGCCAATCTGCGGTTCCTCGGCCGGTTCGGAGGACCATAGCTCCTCTCATGAAG GTGGTGGCAGCAGTGACTCCAGAAGCCGTTCATGTCCCTCCTTGCTGGTGCAACCTCAATCGAATGGTCACAAAGCAAATGATCATAGCAAGGGCCATTCAGAAAACAGTGCTTCCTCTGAGCCTGTAGAATCCGATCATGGCAATAAAGTGCGTCAATCGAATAATACTCGACCTGAAGAAGAACGAACCGAAGCAAAACCAAAGCCAAGTGATTCAACGCCTGGTCCAGCGAAGGAAACCAAGATAGACATGGGAAAGCCTCCCAAACCCCAGACTCAGAACCAAAatactcctcctcctccacttCCTCAAATGCCGTATGTATCGACGACCGGGAACGGCCCGAACGGGAAAACCGTTACCGGGTTCTTGTACAGATATTCAAAGTCGGAGGTTAGTATTGTTTGTGTCTGCCATGGAAGCACATTCTCACCAGCTGAGTTCGTGCAGCATGCTGGGGGCACGGATGTCTCCCACCCTTTGAGAAATATTACCGTTATTCCTTCTGCTTTTGGATGA
- the LOC132191196 gene encoding nuclear transport factor 2 produces MASLEQEVSAAACPPGADVVGNAFVHQYYLILHQSPELVHRFYQDISKLGRPEENGAMSITTTMQAINEKILSLQYSDLRAEILSVDAQDSFSGGVLVLVTGYLSGKDTLRRKFSQSFFLAPQDKGYFVLNDVFRYVDEGNQGLDNDVETPPSPDLDPSSVLEIHISEPSPAVPEDVDVEEVYNPPEKVQDSIEEEEAPVPEVVDQISDDWQIVAEPNSKMEEVPKKSYASIVKVLKENASPFSTPTPAPRKSIPRSQEQPLTAGPPPAPVSDIPVSSTNANENSSNKESEADGHSIYIKGLPVNATPALLENEFKKFGPIKSGGIQVRSQKGFCFGFVEFEVASAVQCAIEASPIVINGRQAVVEEKRSTSRGNSKSRFSSGRTVGYRNEGLRGRGNGNYGGGRGGGYGRGDFNGRAEFGNRNGNRGGFSSRGGDGYQRTDHMGSSNGGRVNRAGGLTVNATARTTAPRIPATA; encoded by the exons ATGGCATCTTTGGAACAGGAAGTCTCAGCTGCAGCTTGCCCTCCTGGTGCTGATGTT GTTGGCAATGCCTTTGTTCACCAGTACTACCTTATCTTGCATCAATCCCCCGAGCTAGTTCATCGATTTTACCAGGATATTAGTAAGCTTGGTCGTCCTGAAGAAAATGGGGCCATGAGCATTACAACCACTATGCAA GCAATCAATGAGAAGATACTCTCTCTTCAATATAGTGACCTTAGAGCAGAAATCTTATCCGTGGATGCACAAGATTCTTTCAGTGGGGGAGTTCTTGTTCTTGTGACTGGGTATTTGTCTGGAAAGGATACTTTGAGGCGTAAATTTAGTCAGAGTTTCTTCCTGGCGCCTCAAGACAAAGGCTACTTTGTTCTGAATGATGTTTTTAGATATGTTGATGAGGGGAACCAGGGTTTGGATAATGATGTTGAAACGCCTCCTAGTCCTGACCTTG ATCCTTCTTCTGTCCTGGAGATCCATATTTCTGAACCATCACCTGCAGTGCCAGAGGACGTTGATGTAGAGGAAGTGTATAATCCTCCTGAGAAGGTACAGGATTCGATTGAAGAAGAGGAAGCACCTGTTCCTGAGGTTGTTGATCAAATTTCTGATGATTGGCAGATTGTGGCCGAACCTAACTCTAAAATGGAAGAAGTGCCAAAGAAGTCATATGCCTCTATT GTTAAGGTTTTGAAGGAGAATGCTTCTCCTTTCTCAACTCCAACTCCTGCTCCTCGGAAATCCATTCCCAGGAGCCAAGAACAACCATTGACTGCTGGACCTCCTCCTGCCCCGGTGTCTGACATTCCAGTTTCCAGCACAAATGCTAATGAAAACAGCAGTAATAAGGAATCTGAAG CTGATGGTCATTCTATCTACATAAAAGGCCTCCCTGTGAATGCTACCCCTGCCCTACTCGAGAATGAGTTCAAGAAGtttggacccattaagagtGGCGGTATTCAAGTTAGAAGTCAAAAG GGATTTTGTTTTGGCTTTGTGGAATTTGAGGTGGCAAGTGCTGTTCAATGTGCAATCGAG GCTTCACCCATTGTTATCAATGGGCGCCAAGCAGTTGTTGAGGAAAAGAGGTCTACCAGTCGAG GGAACAGTAAGAGTCGATTTTCATCTGGAAGGACCGTTGGATATAGGAATGAAGGATTAAGAGGGCGTGGAAACGGAAACTATGGAGGTGGCAGAGGAGGCGGCTATGGTCGTGGTGACTTTAATGGCAGGGCTGAGTTTGGAAACAGAAATGGCAATCGAGGAGGATTTTCTAGCCGTGGAGGTGACGGATACCAAAGGACCGATCACATGGGTAGCAGCAACGGCGGTCGGGTGAATCGTGCTGGTGGATTGACTGTTAATGCAACAGCCAGAACTACAGCACCTCGGATACCTGCTACTGCATAA